Proteins encoded by one window of Crassostrea angulata isolate pt1a10 chromosome 9, ASM2561291v2, whole genome shotgun sequence:
- the LOC128164281 gene encoding perlucin-like: MRIVIIVCCFLGTVTSQSPPCPHGWFYRGSSCYAFFTDAPATWTEAEVHCNLMQSRLVEIETVVEDEFLEVHLMNNGFKGDFWIGLSDILVDGEWLWMSTQTVAQYTNWWPGEPNNYHSIAEDCAALHGRMFHWYDIPCSRKNNFICEKEAHGHEHWVVVG, translated from the exons ATGAGAATTGTGATTATAGTTTGTTGCTTCCTTGGCACAG tAACATCACAGTCTCCTCCCTGTCCTCATGGATGGTTTTACCGTGGGTCGTCATGCTACGCCTTTTTTACAGACGCCCCAGCCACATGGACAGAAGCAGag GTTCACTGCAATTTAATGCAATCGCGATTGGTTGAAATTGAGACAGTTGTCGAGGATGAATTTCTGGAAGTGCATTTAATGAACAACGGATTTAAAG GAGATTTTTGGATTGGATTGAGCGACATTTTGGTAGACGGAGAATGGTTATGGATGTCAACTCAAACAGTTGCTCAATACACTAACTGGTGGCCCGGGGAACCAAACAACTACCACTCCATTGCAGAAGACTGTGCAGCCTTGCATGGTCGAATGTTTCATTGGTATGACATACCATGTTCACGGAAAAACAACTTTATATGTGAAAAGGA GGCTCACGGACACGAACATTGGGTAGTGGTTGGATAA
- the LOC128164239 gene encoding perlucin-like has translation MRIVLITSFILGTVLSQPAPCPHGWVNRGSSCYAFITDAPDGWTEAEFYCNLMHSRLVEIETAVEDEFLRLHLIDSKATGSFWIGLTDILVEGEWVWMSTQTIAQYTNWWPGEPNNQNIEDCAVSTGSLFHWNDVSCSNKYNFICEKESHGEENVIG, from the exons ATGAGAATCGTGTTGATTACTTCCTTTATTCTAGGCACAG TATTGTCGCAGCCTGCCCCGTGCCCTCATGGTTGGGTGAATCGCGGGTCATCATGCTACGCCTTTATTACAGATGCCCCAGACGGATGGACAGAAGCAGAG TTTTACTGTAACTTAATGCATTCGCGATTGGTTGAAATTGAGACAGCTGTTGAGGATGAATTTCTTCGATTGCATCTGATAGACAGCAAGGCAACAG GAAGCTTTTGGATTGGATTGACTGACATATTGGTAGAGGGAGAGTGGGTTTGGATGTCAACCCAGACAATTGCTCAGTACACAAACTGGTGGCCCGGGGAACCCAATAACCAAAACATTGAAGACTGTGCAGTCTCAACTGGTAGTTTGTTTCATTGGAATGACGTATCATGTTCAAACAAATACAACTTTATTTGTGAAAAGGA GTCTCACGGAGAGGAAAATGTCATTGGATGA
- the LOC128164301 gene encoding probable G-protein coupled receptor No9, with product MNNSLPGNGSDGLAPKSLSYSVNLALGISSLGIIPVILVGNLMVIFAMIFYRRRLNTPTNVYIVSLSFADLSVGLATLPMYAFNYFSAATFIRYKYLCILKYSSILFSLSSSMYNLTAIAIDRYIAIIYPLKYPLWMTSSRARKIAIGIYVYNILVMCIPYFWHNDAVLSKRCDFYQGLPLAYTVSFSFGSIFVLLTCCLAMYIKVYRVALDNRKRTIERKVHIYYMRRQQLKKETKSASTMGVILFLFVAFWFPFMICGPLKYTPLSPEIVDLIKNISLLIAQSNSAVNPILYCWLKSDFAWAFKKMVPICQTRGFSRGIDSKRVPKINVIQMNDSFTGRI from the coding sequence atgaacaactcTTTGCCTGGTAATGGATCCGATGGTCTCGCACCAAAATCCTTATCCTACAGCGTTAACCTAGCACTAGGAATATCATCGCTTGGAATAATACCCGTAATTTTGGTGGGGAACTTGATGGTCATTTTCGCCATGATTTTCTACCGTCGTCGGCTTAATACACCAACCAATGTTTACATAGTGAGCCTTTCCTTCGCTGATTTGTCTGTCGGTCTTGCAACTCTCCCAATGTATGCCTTCAACTACTTTTCCGCGGCTACATTCATCCGTTACAAGTATCTCTGTATTCTGAAGTATTCCTCAATTTTGTTCTCTCTGAGTTCCTCTATGTACAACCTGACGGCCATTGCAATTGATCGCTATATAGCTATAATTTATCCATTGAAGTATCCGCTATGGATGACATCATCTCGAGCTCGGAAGATTGCTATTGGCATATATGTCTACAACATTCTCGTTATGTGTATACCTTATTTTTGGCACAACGATGCCGTACTATCTAAAAGATGCGACTTCTACCAAGGACTTCCCCTGGCGTATACTGTAAGTTtttcatttgggtccattttcGTTCTTCTGACGTGCTGCTTAGCCATGTATATTAAAGTATATCGAGTTGCTTTGGATAACAGGAAAAGAACAATTGAAAGAAAGGTGCACATATACTACATGAGGAGGCAACAGCTAAAAAAGGAAACCAAGTCTGCGTCCACCATGGGTGTCATCTTGTTTCTCTTTGTGGCGTTCTGGTTTCCATTTATGATCTGTGGTCCTTTAAAATACACACCTCTGAGCCCAGAGATCGTTGACCTGATTAAGAATATAAGTCTCCTCATCGCCCAAAGTAACTCAGCTGTCAACCCCATTCTCTACTGTTGGCTGAAGTCAGATTTTGCCTGGGCTTTTAAGAAAATGGTACCCATCTGCCAGACACGTGGATTCTCGAGGGGCATCGACAGTAAAAGAGTACCCAAAATCAACGTTATTCAAATGAATGACTCGTTCACTGGACGAATTTAA